A genomic region of Xiphophorus couchianus chromosome 18, X_couchianus-1.0, whole genome shotgun sequence contains the following coding sequences:
- the nup88 gene encoding nucleoporin 88, with protein MFGQLIKMAAFGADRWLNDLPNHTIFKKIRERLDPESERNEKETAKNLTFCLGGDLFLWDDSEGVFYTTNLRQLNSEESESSGKYQTLQCINPPLFQVCQLLLSPTQHLVALVGQRGVSVLELPQRWGKRSEFEGGREKINCKTIPVAERFFTSSPSVKLRQAAWYPSETDEPHLVLLTSDNTIRFYALKSPHTPAKVLPVSQSEDETSSLHPPVRSYAASLGEIAVAFDFGSASGPPRQLAAQCSKNQPVYYPLYILYENGETYVSYTSYATGLSVSKPAGPLPMYPAAEDNYGYDACAVLCLPCVPSILVIATETGMLYHCVVLECEEEEEWIRGSEAVPALYVFECVELELTLRVAAEEDEPQEFDFTCPIKLHRDPLCPQRYHCTHEAGVHSVGLIWLNKLQKFLQSNEEDKDSLQELAAEKRCMVEHILCTRPLPSRRSAPVRGFLIVSDLSLGATMICITSSYECIMLPLLSSIRPPSPPLLCSDPGPGSASSPLRGLASDSFEQHIRSILARSSNNPMVLKAGDKEASSPPAECLQLLSRATQVFREEYIMKQDMAREEMERRVKLLTGQKVKQVEELASCREERKSLTEAAERLADKYEDAKYRQEALMNRVKKVLCSLQSQLPVLSNSEKDMRKELQSVSDKLKHLDNCIRQVNTKLEYQKTQVDKEMSASKTAVPLSAQQKKVVQDVLREQGQQIGDMMKQIKDIKNHFSF; from the exons ATGTTCGGCCAGTTGATCAAGATGGCGGCGTTCGGAGCAGATCGGTGGCTGAATGATTTACCAAATCACACTATTTTCAAGAAGATACGAGAAAGGCTGGACCCGGAGTCCGAGAGAAATGAGAAGGAAACGGCCAAGAACCTGACGTTTTGTCTGGGTGGAGACCTTTTCCTTTGGGACGACTCTGAAGGCGTGTTTTACACCACCAACCTGCGGCAGTTGAACTCCGAAGAGTCCGAAAGCAGCGGGAAGTACCAGACGCTCCAGTGCATCAACCCGCCTCTGTTCCAGGTGTGCCAGCTGCTGCTGAGCCCCACGCAGCACCTCGTCGCGCTGGTCGGCCAGAGAGGGGTTTCGGTTTTGGAGCTCCCTCAGCGGTGGGGGAAGCGGTCCGAGTTCGAGGGCGGCCGGGAAAAGATCAACTGCAAGACCATCCCGGTGGCGGAGCGCTTCTTCACCAGCTCCCCGTCAGTGAAGCTGCGACAGGCGGCTTGGTACCCGAGCGAAACCGACGAGCCCCACCTGGTTCTGCTCACATCCGACAACACCATCCGATTCTACGCGCTGAAGTCGCCGCACACGCCGGCTAAAGTGCTGCCCGTGTCGCAGTCGGAGGATGAAACCAGCAGCCTCCACCCGCCGGTTCGCTCCTACGCCGCGTCTCTGGGAGAAATAGCAGTCGCCTTCGACTTCGGTTCGGCTTCCGGTCCTCCGCGGCAGCTGGCGGCGCAGTGCTCCAAAAACCAACCGGTTTATTATCCCCTCTACATCCTCTATGAAAACGGGGAAACCTACGTGAGTTACACCAGCTATGCAACCGGCCTCAGCGTGAGCAAACCGGCCGGACCACTGCCCATGTATCCCGCCGCGGAGGACAACTACGGCTACGACGCATGCGCAGTCTTGTGCCTGCCATGCGTCCCCAGCATCCTGGTGATCGCCACGGAAACGGGGATGCTGTATCACTGCGTGGTGCTGGAGtgtgaagaggaggaggagtggatCCGAGGCTCGGAGGCGGTTCCGGCTCTCTACGTGTTTGAATGCGTGGAGCTGGAGCTCACACTCAGAGTGGCAGCGGAGGAGGACGAGCCGCAGGAGTTTGACTTCACCTGCCCCATCAAGCTGCACCGGGACCCGCTGTGTCCGCAGCGGTACCACTGCACCCACGAGGCCGGGGTGCACAGCGTGGGGCTCATCTGGCTCAACAAGCTGCAGAAGTTCCTCCAGTCCAACGAAGAGGACAAGGACAGCCTGCAGGAGCTGGCCGCGGAGAAGCGCTGCATGGTGGAGCACATCCTCTGCACCCGGCCTCTGCCCAGCCGGCGCTCGGCTCCGGTCCGCGGCTTCCTCATCGTGTCTGACCTCTCTCTGGGAGCCACCATGATCTGCATCACCTCCAGCTATGAGTGCATCATGTTGCCCCTTCTCAGCTCCATTCGCCCTCCCTCTCCACCGCTGCTTTGCTCCGATCCGGGTCCCGGTTCCGCCAGCTCGCCCCTCCGCGGCCTGGCGAGCGACTCCTTCGAGCAGCACATCCGTAGCATCCTGGCGCGGAGCTCCAACAACCCCATGGTGCTGAAAGCTGGTGACAAGGAGGCGTCCTCACCGCCGGCGGAGTGTCTGCAGCTCCTCAGCAGAGCCACGCag GTGTTCCGCGAGGAATACATCATGAAGCAGGACATGGCACGCGAGGAGATGGAGAGGAGGGTGAAGCTCCTGACGGGTCAGAAGGTCAAGCAGGTGGAGGAGCTGGCGTCGTGccgggaggagaggaagagtcTGACGGAAGCGGCGGAGAGATTGGCGGACAAATACGAAGACGCAAAGTATCGTCAGGAGGCGCTGATGAATCGGGTGAAGAAGGTTCTGTGCAGCCTGCAGAGCCAGCTGCCCGTCCTGTCCAACAGCGAGAAGGACATGaggaaggagctgcagagcgTCAGCGACAAGCTCAAACACCTGGACAACTGCATCCGGCAGGTCAACACCAAGCTGGAGTACCAGAAGACGCAGGTGGACAAGGAGATGTCCGCGTCCAAGACGGCCGTCCCGCTCAGCGCGCAGCAGAAGAAGGTGGTCCAGGATGTTCTGAGGGAGCAGGGACAGCAGATCGGAGACATGATGAAGCAAATCAAAGACATCAAAAATCATTTCAGCTTCTAA
- the ehd2b gene encoding EH domain-containing protein 2b isoform X2 produces MSRWGRKNVKKAPEVIRTVTEGLKSLYRKKLLPLEQYYGFHDFHSLSLEDADFDNKPMVLVVGQYSTGKTTFIKYLLEQDIPGSRVGPEPTTDCFTAIMHGEVEGVIPGNALIVDPNKPFRKLNPFGNTFLNRFQCAQMPNQVLESISIIDTPGILSGAKQRVSRGYDFPAVLRWFAERVDRIILLFDAHKLEISDEFSEAIGALKGNEDKLRVVLNKADMVGTQQLMRVYGALMWSLGKVFGTPEVLRVYIGSFWSEPLLVPDNRKLFELEEEDLFADIQNLPRNAALRKLNDLVKRARLVRVHAHIISYLKQEMPSVFRKDNKKKHLIHELPVIFSKIQLQHNISAGDFPDCAKMQEQLMAHDFTKFKSLKPNLMAALDELLSCDIAKLMPLLRQEELEAGDQPGVQGGAFLGTRAGPFTEGDPFAEQNGEEREEEEDWVVTKDKPKYDEIFYNLAPNEGKLSGTKAKDWMVSTRLPNSVLGRIWKLSDVDRDGMLDDEEFALASHLIEVKLEGHGLPPELPSRLIPPSKRRQKGSDA; encoded by the exons ATGTCTCGCTGGGGGCGTAAAAACGTGAAGAAGGCGCCTGAGGTGATCCGCACGGTGACAGAGGGCCTGAAGTCTCTGTACCGCAAGAAGCTGCTGCCTCTGGAGCAGTACTATGGTTTCCATGACTTCCACTCCCTCAGCCTGGAGGACGCCGACTTTGACAACAAGCCCATGGTTCTGGTCGTGGGTCAGTACTCCACTGGAAAAACTACGTTCATCAA GTATCTGCTGGAGCAGGATATTCCCGGGAGCAGAGTGGGCCCTGAACCCACCACGGACTGCTTCACTGCCATCATGCACGGGGAGGTGGAGGGCGTCATCCCCGGGAACGCCCTCATCGTCGACCCCAACAAGCCGTTCCGAAAACTCAACCCCTTCGGAAACACCTTCCTCAACAG ATTCCAGTGCGCCCAGATGCCCAACCAGGTCCTGGAGAGCATCAGCATCATTGACACCCCAGGGATCCTGTCCGGCGCCAAGCAGAGAGTGAGCCGAG GTTACGACTTCCCGGCGGTGCTGCGCTGGTTTGCGGAGCGCGTGGACCGCATCATCCTGCTGTTCGACGCCCACAAACTGGAGATCTCGGATGAGTTCTCGGAGGCCATCGGCGCCCTGAAGGGCAACGAGGACAAGCTGCGGGTGGTGCTGAACAAGGCCGACATGGTGGGCACCCAGCAGCTGATGCGGGTCTACGGGGCGCTCATGTGGTCCCTGGGGAAGGTGTTCGGCACCCCGGAGGTCCTGCGCGTCTACATCGGCTCCTTCTGGTCGGAGCCGCTGCTGGTGCCTGATAACAGGAAGCTGTttgagctggaggaggaggatctgTTCGCCGACATCCAAAACCTCCCTCGCAACGCAGCTCTACGCAAACTCAACGACCTGGTGAAGAGGGCGCGTCTGGTCAGG GTTCATGCTCATATCATCAGCTACCTGAAGCAGGAGATGCCGTCTGTCTTCAGGAAGGACAACAAGAAGAAGCATCTCATCCATGAGCTGCCAGTGATCTTCTCTAAGATCCAGCTGCAGCACAACATTTCTGCAGGAGACTTCCCCGACTGCGCCAAGATGCAG GAACAACTGATGGCTCACGATTTCACCAAGTTCAAAAGCTTGAAGCCGAACCTGATGGCGGCGCTGGACGAGCTGCTGTCCTGCGACATCGCCAAGCTGATGCCGCTGCTGCgccaggaggagctggaagcCGGAGACCAGCCCGGCGTCCAGGGCGGCGCCTTCCTGGGGACCCGGGCCGGGCCCTTCACAGAGGGCGACCCGTTCGCTGAGCAGAACGGCGAGGAacgcgaggaagaggaggactgGGTGGTGACCAAAGACAAGCCCAAGTACGACGAAATCTTCTACAACTTGGCGCCCAACGAGGGCAAGCTGAGCGGCACCAAGGCCAAGGACTGGATGGTGAGCACGCGCCTGCCCAACTCGGTGCTGGGCCGCATCTGGAAGCTGTCGGACGTGGACCGCGACGGCATGCTGGACGACGAGGAGTTCGCCCTGGCCAGCCATCTGATCGAGGTGAAGCTGGAGGGCCACGGTCTTCCTCCAGAGCTGCCCAGCCGGCTCATCCCGCCGTCCAAACGCAGGCAGAAGGGATCGGATGCTTAG
- the ehd2b gene encoding EH domain-containing protein 2b isoform X1: MSRWGRKNVKKAPEVIRTVTEGLKSLYRKKLLPLEQYYGFHDFHSLSLEDADFDNKPMVLVVGQYSTGKTTFIKYLLEQDIPGSRVGPEPTTDCFTAIMHGEVEGVIPGNALIVDPNKPFRKLNPFGNTFLNRFQCAQMPNQVLESISIIDTPGILSGAKQRVSRGERGDKGYDFPAVLRWFAERVDRIILLFDAHKLEISDEFSEAIGALKGNEDKLRVVLNKADMVGTQQLMRVYGALMWSLGKVFGTPEVLRVYIGSFWSEPLLVPDNRKLFELEEEDLFADIQNLPRNAALRKLNDLVKRARLVRVHAHIISYLKQEMPSVFRKDNKKKHLIHELPVIFSKIQLQHNISAGDFPDCAKMQEQLMAHDFTKFKSLKPNLMAALDELLSCDIAKLMPLLRQEELEAGDQPGVQGGAFLGTRAGPFTEGDPFAEQNGEEREEEEDWVVTKDKPKYDEIFYNLAPNEGKLSGTKAKDWMVSTRLPNSVLGRIWKLSDVDRDGMLDDEEFALASHLIEVKLEGHGLPPELPSRLIPPSKRRQKGSDA, from the exons ATGTCTCGCTGGGGGCGTAAAAACGTGAAGAAGGCGCCTGAGGTGATCCGCACGGTGACAGAGGGCCTGAAGTCTCTGTACCGCAAGAAGCTGCTGCCTCTGGAGCAGTACTATGGTTTCCATGACTTCCACTCCCTCAGCCTGGAGGACGCCGACTTTGACAACAAGCCCATGGTTCTGGTCGTGGGTCAGTACTCCACTGGAAAAACTACGTTCATCAA GTATCTGCTGGAGCAGGATATTCCCGGGAGCAGAGTGGGCCCTGAACCCACCACGGACTGCTTCACTGCCATCATGCACGGGGAGGTGGAGGGCGTCATCCCCGGGAACGCCCTCATCGTCGACCCCAACAAGCCGTTCCGAAAACTCAACCCCTTCGGAAACACCTTCCTCAACAG ATTCCAGTGCGCCCAGATGCCCAACCAGGTCCTGGAGAGCATCAGCATCATTGACACCCCAGGGATCCTGTCCGGCGCCAAGCAGAGAGTGAGCCGAGGTGAGCGGGGTGACAAAG GTTACGACTTCCCGGCGGTGCTGCGCTGGTTTGCGGAGCGCGTGGACCGCATCATCCTGCTGTTCGACGCCCACAAACTGGAGATCTCGGATGAGTTCTCGGAGGCCATCGGCGCCCTGAAGGGCAACGAGGACAAGCTGCGGGTGGTGCTGAACAAGGCCGACATGGTGGGCACCCAGCAGCTGATGCGGGTCTACGGGGCGCTCATGTGGTCCCTGGGGAAGGTGTTCGGCACCCCGGAGGTCCTGCGCGTCTACATCGGCTCCTTCTGGTCGGAGCCGCTGCTGGTGCCTGATAACAGGAAGCTGTttgagctggaggaggaggatctgTTCGCCGACATCCAAAACCTCCCTCGCAACGCAGCTCTACGCAAACTCAACGACCTGGTGAAGAGGGCGCGTCTGGTCAGG GTTCATGCTCATATCATCAGCTACCTGAAGCAGGAGATGCCGTCTGTCTTCAGGAAGGACAACAAGAAGAAGCATCTCATCCATGAGCTGCCAGTGATCTTCTCTAAGATCCAGCTGCAGCACAACATTTCTGCAGGAGACTTCCCCGACTGCGCCAAGATGCAG GAACAACTGATGGCTCACGATTTCACCAAGTTCAAAAGCTTGAAGCCGAACCTGATGGCGGCGCTGGACGAGCTGCTGTCCTGCGACATCGCCAAGCTGATGCCGCTGCTGCgccaggaggagctggaagcCGGAGACCAGCCCGGCGTCCAGGGCGGCGCCTTCCTGGGGACCCGGGCCGGGCCCTTCACAGAGGGCGACCCGTTCGCTGAGCAGAACGGCGAGGAacgcgaggaagaggaggactgGGTGGTGACCAAAGACAAGCCCAAGTACGACGAAATCTTCTACAACTTGGCGCCCAACGAGGGCAAGCTGAGCGGCACCAAGGCCAAGGACTGGATGGTGAGCACGCGCCTGCCCAACTCGGTGCTGGGCCGCATCTGGAAGCTGTCGGACGTGGACCGCGACGGCATGCTGGACGACGAGGAGTTCGCCCTGGCCAGCCATCTGATCGAGGTGAAGCTGGAGGGCCACGGTCTTCCTCCAGAGCTGCCCAGCCGGCTCATCCCGCCGTCCAAACGCAGGCAGAAGGGATCGGATGCTTAG